A stretch of DNA from Methylosinus sp. LW4:
CAAAAGCCCCAGCGCGACGGCAGTGAAGCCGCCGGATACCGATCCGGCGCCGCATCTACTCTGCTCTTGGGAGATCGTTCGCTTCAGGATACGCCCTATTCCGTCAATGTCGCGTCGCGCGCTTTGATGAGCAATCTGCAAGCAGCTTCCGCCCAAGACGCGCTCAAATACAATCCCACTGTCTATGAAGGGGCCGCGACCAATATGGTCGGCGGCGGCTCGTCCTTCACGATTCGCGGCTTCACGACCGACACGAACGAGTCGTATGTCGACGGGCTGCATCTCTATGCGTCGTCGCCGATCGAGGACAAGGAGAGGATCGAGGTCTTGAACGGCCCGGCGAGCTTTCTCTTCGGCTTCGCCAACCCTGCCGGCGTCGTGAACTACATTATGAAAAGGCCGACGACAACGCCGTATTACAGCGTCGTCGCGGGCGATTTCGGCGCCGCGCAGGGCTATGCTCATGTCGATCTGAGCGGCCCGCTCGACACGGATGGGGCGTTCGCCTACCGCGTCAATCTCGCGCATGTCGGCTCCGGCGAGACGACGATCTCGTCTCAGTCTCACGAGCGATCGCTCGCCAGCGCCGCGCTCGACTGGCGCGCCGCCGAATCGACAAAGCTGATGTTCGATTACAGTCATTACTATTTCGACATTCGCGGCGGCGACAATCTGTTCACGATCGGATCCGCGCTCAAGACGCTTCCGAAGGCGCCGGATCCGTCGAAAAATTTCATGCCCGCCTATGCCCGCAGCTACGACATGGTCGATCGGGCGGCGCTCCGGCTCACGAGCAAGATCGATGAGACGTTCAACGTTAGAGGAGCGTTCGCTTACTCGGACGTGGACATGTTCCGCAATCGCCCGCGGGATCAGATCACCACCAACCTCGGAAATTACACGATGTCCCGGAATTACTACCGGATGAATAAAGAGGCGATCGAGGGCTATCTCTATCTCGACGCGGAGATCGAAACCTTCGGATGGAAGCACAATGCGACGCTCGGCATGACCGACGAGGATGTCAGGTACCGATACGCCTATCCTTATTCGACACAAACGGTCAGCTACTCCGGCGTCGGCAATATTTATCTGCCGACTGCCTATCCGGTGGATAAGCCCGGCGCTCCGATCGGACCAGCCGACAAGACTTTCGAGCGCACAAATCTGCTGACGGCGTCATTCGTCGATACGGTGAGCCTCACGGATCAATGGTCCCTCCTCGCCGGCGTGACTTTCGCGTCGATCGACGACCGCAACTGGAGCTATTCGACCTATCCGACCAACGGCAAGGTCACCGAGGCGCCCGCCTATCAGAAAAGCGCCGCCACTCCCAGCGCGGCTCTGACCTATAAGCCGTGGTCGAACGTCACGACCTATGTCTCCTACATCGAAGCCCTGCAGAAAGGACCGACGGCGCCGAGCACGACCGCAAACGCCAATCAGACATTGG
This window harbors:
- a CDS encoding TonB-dependent receptor yields the protein MLKAALKRARLGETSVAVFLVLQGSARAQTVLPEIDIVVQKPQRDGSEAAGYRSGAASTLLLGDRSLQDTPYSVNVASRALMSNLQAASAQDALKYNPTVYEGAATNMVGGGSSFTIRGFTTDTNESYVDGLHLYASSPIEDKERIEVLNGPASFLFGFANPAGVVNYIMKRPTTTPYYSVVAGDFGAAQGYAHVDLSGPLDTDGAFAYRVNLAHVGSGETTISSQSHERSLASAALDWRAAESTKLMFDYSHYYFDIRGGDNLFTIGSALKTLPKAPDPSKNFMPAYARSYDMVDRAALRLTSKIDETFNVRGAFAYSDVDMFRNRPRDQITTNLGNYTMSRNYYRMNKEAIEGYLYLDAEIETFGWKHNATLGMTDEDVRYRYAYPYSTQTVSYSGVGNIYLPTAYPVDKPGAPIGPADKTFERTNLLTASFVDTVSLTDQWSLLAGVTFASIDDRNWSYSTYPTNGKVTEAPAYQKSAATPSAALTYKPWSNVTTYVSYIEALQKGPTAPSTTANANQTLAPYLAQQIEIGAKTSWGMFDVNVALFRIDKANAFTNTTTNVYSEDGRETHDGVEFVAMGKVLPELTVTGGFTLMHAKVTNADTASVVGKVPAATPQKLARLYAEYALPFASGLFLTGGFSYNGKIFADAANTLVLPSVVTGDLGLRYETRVFDHALALRVNVANISDEHYWSITPSTLTLGSPRTIFGSAQLTF